From Prevotella sp. oral taxon 299 str. F0039:
GTGGTGGGCGATGTGCGCACAAAGATCAACCTCAATAAGTTAGAAGCAGCAAAAGAGGTGGCAAAAACAACCAAAACCGTATATAATATCAGTAAAGAAACCCGCCAAGCCATCGAGAGTAGAAAGCAGAACTTCCGCCAAGACCTTGATGTTCGTGGACTTCGAGGCGATGAGGCACTAACAAAAGTAATGTATTTTATTGATGATGCCACTTTGGTAGGTATGCCTCGAGTGCGTATTTTGCATGGAACGGGAAACGGAATCTTGCGCACACTCATTCGACAATATCTCAATACCATTCCTGCCATCTCATCTTTTAAAGACGAACATGTGCAGTTTGGTGGAGCAGGAATCACCGTTGTAGATTTCGATTAAAGGCTTATAGCAATATAAGTGGTATCTATAAAACAAGCAGCAAGGCATTTAAAAGAACGTTTCTGCTTGTTCTTTTATATAATCTTTGATGATGATTTGTTTTTAAGTAAAAGTCGTAAAACAATGGCTAGGGTGAAATTTTATAATGAGAGAAGATTTCATGAATCGTTAGATAATCTTACACCTATAGACGTATATTTAGGGCAAGAGGAGAAATCAAAAAGATAAGAGAAATAATAAAGCAAAATTCTATCAATAAAAGAATTCTTGATAATAGAACAATGAACTATCAGAGTAAATAACTATATTTGCAGTTGTGCACTTTTGTTTGACAACGTACAAATAGAATCTATTTCCATATTTACATCTATACAGTGTAGACCTATATGTTCTATAACGGAGTTCCATTGGGATTTCTTTGCATTTTCAGACGTCCACCTTAAAACACTTACAGGTTGAAGGATGTCTAGAATGTATGCCAATACGACACTACTTTCATCGTTAATTTCAACTAGAATTGAATTAGGAGATTCTACTTCATTCGTAGTTTCAAACCGGCAAAGGATTACTATTCCTCTATTTAGCCGTTCTATAATAGGAATATACATACGATACTCTTCTACATTATCGGCATAACATACAGGCAATCTTTTAAAACGGGTCAATACAATCTCCCAAATTTTATTGTTTACGATTGTGGTAGCAGTAGTTTGATTCATAAATCGATTTATTTGAGAATACCAGCATTTGTATCCTTATTATCTAGCTCTACATCTTGAGCCTTTGATTTCAGACCATGATCCCACCTCCACGAGAAAGTAAGGAGAATATGGTTACCCGCCTCAGGGTTGCGTTGATATAACATCTTTCGCACAACATTATTCGTTGTTATGACACTACTATTCGTTCCAGTAGATTGCAAAGGTTGCTCCCATACCAATCCTAATTGATAGTTCTTCCACTTGTACATCGCGCTAAGAGAGCTAGCGTATTCATTGTACCAAATACTCTCAGCGTGTAGGGCATTGTAGCGACTACGTATGTTAGCCGAGAGATAAAGCTTACCTAAATAACTCTCAACTCCCAAATTGCCAAAGAAAAAACCACGGCGATTATTGTAAAGTTCGCTATCAGCGTGGTAGTGAATGTAACTTCCCGTGCCACTCAATACCAGTTTATTTTGAAATAATGTATAGCGCAAATATGCCGTCAAAACCAATTGTTTGAAGTTACGTTGATTTCCGACACCATTGTCAAAAAAGACGTGTTCATTCTCTTCTTCCGTACGAGTTAGGGTTGGCATAATTGCATTTTTGTTGTACGCATATACCCCTTGTAACATAGCATAGCACTTTTGATTGTAATAAGCTAACGTTAGCGAATGCTCAATGTGATTAAATGGCTTCAAACCAGAATTTCCCATGCGACGCTCCCATTGGTCAATCTGATACGCAGTATTATTCATAGAACTCAGGGCTGGAAGACGAGATGCAAGATTGAAATCATACCCCAAACTCAAACGTTGATTGATGTCATAGTTGAGTTTACCGCTTGGGCTAAACATCTGCTTGTGGTAACGATCACTTTGTTGTTTGTAATACTGATCTTCTATGGCCAAATTTGCACTGCCTGAAAATTTTCCCCATCGACCATCTAGCTGAACGTAGGCCTTAGAGCTAATGTTTATCATCTTTCCTTCGTTAGATGCGCTACTCGTATAGTGGTTTTTTGTGTGCTCATAGAAGGAATGTATACCAGAAGTCAAACTACCCCATTCGAAATCCTTGCTGTATCTCGCTTCTCCAATAACAGATGATTTCTTTCCTTCCACACCATAGCTAGTTTGAAAACCATTGTCCTCTTGGTTATAACGATAATCGTAGTCTGAGTTGATAGACGTACCCACCGCATTAAACATAAGTACCTGCTTGTTAGGTAGATATTTCTTGAAATACAAGTTGAGCGCATTTGAATTATATTCGTCTCGATTATGGGTGTGATAAATGTAGTCGCTCTTTCCGGTTTCGCGAACGAGGAACGACTTTTTCAGCTTAGGAGTACGATGCGATGTGATATAGCCTTGTACCTGAAACACGAAATTGTTTGGCTGTGTAAAATTGTATTTAAGCGTTGTACCGTGCGTAGCCGATAGAGTACGCGTCAATAGACTTTGTTGTTCAATCTTATGCCAAGAATTATTTGGTAAGAGATATTGTCGTAATTCTTCTGATTCTTGGCGTGAATAGTTTTGGTAGTCTTCATTTTGATTAATGGAGAACTGGGATTTATCACGAATGTAAGTGGCAAATATATTGTTGTTTCCTCTCTTGAAAAGGATAGAATTGGTGGTGTTCATTCCCAATGATATTCCATTTCTAGCTTGTTTGAGTACGATATTAATTGCCATTGCGAGTTGATCACCATACCTCATACCTGGTTTACGTACGACTTCCACGTATCGTATCTGTTTAGGGTCTAACACTGCCACTTCATTGGCATCGGCAGGGATGTCATTAATTAATATCGCCACCCCGCCCGAAGGATCAAGAGAGCCTATGGTGCGATTAAAAGGATTAATATCCAATAGTGGAATGGGGAGTTTTTGTAATAAATCCAGTCCTCCTCCCGAGGTCTCTGTTTGTTGCTTTGAGGGATAGATAGCTTGCTTGTCGGCTGTAAAAACATTGCGACGGATGCTAACAGTGACTCCTTTCAGCTGCACACTTTGAGGAGACATTATTAGTGTGCCTAAAGATAAAGATGCTTCCTTGTTTACCTGTACTTCTGCAATGTAGTCTGCATACCCTATATGTGTGCATACAAGAGTGTAATTGCCCGGATTGACACCCTTCAGAATGAATGTTCCATCAGAAAGAGATTGTGTTCCTTCCATTACTTGTGTTCCTTCCAGTGTGCGCATAGTTATGTTTACGCCAACAATAGGGGTGTTAGATGAGTCTGTTACAACTCCTTGTATATCGGCTGCTTGTAGGCAGATAGAATACAGGTTAGATAAGAGAAAGATAGAAACTATTTTCATTATAGTAATGCTTTAAGTCTTTTGGTTATTGCGTTATATCTTTCGAACTTTTGATTCAGGTTCTCGAATAATTGTGTTATATTCCCAGCGCGAGAATTGCACTCCGTAACGTCGGAGTACCCAAACTCACTCTGTACAGAAATAAACGGCCATATGACAAGTTTATTGTACGTTGTCAAACAAAAGTGCACAACTGCAAATGTAGTTATTTACTTTGATATCTCATTGTTGTATTATTAAAAAATCTTTTATTGATTGAATTTTGCTTTATTATTTCTCGTATTTTTTTTGATTTTTTTCCTTGTCATAAATATACGTCTTTGGGTGTAAGATTATCCAACTATTCATGAAACCTTCTCTCATTATAATATTTCACCCACCCATCGATAGCCTTTTCCAGTTCAGAGGGGTAGAAATAATGATTTAGCTTAATTATATTTTTCATTGATCTGTGATATCGTTCTACCTTTCCTTGTGCCTGCAGATGTATGGGATTGCCATAGTTGTGCTTGATATTATATTTCTTACAGGGATACTTACGACAGAGCTCGGCAATACTATGCACGTAATGGATTCCTTCCATTACAATTAAAACCTTTTGTTCTGAAGTGAAAAATCGTTTAGTGTTACGACGAATATCCCTTAATAAGGATTCTGAAGAACTTTGATTAGGATTTACTGAATAATTCTTTTTTTGTCATTGTGCAAAATACTTTTTTATTAATAATTCTAACTTAAAACCCCAAACTAAATTAGGGGTCAAGTTGTGAACTTTTCTTTGATAATGTACAATGATGAGTTGGTCTTAATTTTTCGTTATAAATGTTGGCAAGAGAGTTCTAAAACGATGATGGGAAACAAAATAAAAGGCAGAGTTTCTATATAGAAATCCTGCCTTTGCTGTATGAATATTAATTAACTACTATTGAGGATAGCCTGGATTTTGAGTTAATTTCTTATTAAGATCTCTTTCTTTTTGTGGGATTGGATAGAGAATATTGTGATCTTCGTAATGACCTGTACGTACAACTACTTGCTTAGCGTCAGCATCTTGAGAGTAAAGAATACAAATCTTACCATCATCTCCTGCAACTGCAGAGGGCGAATCAACAAGTTTATAGCGCAAGCCAAGAATAGGGGCGTTAAGCACTTGTTTAGCAATTCCCCAACGACGAATGTGCCATTGACGTTGACCACCTTCTAAAGCAAATTCCACACGCCATTCGTTTTGAATACGTTCACGTAGATCTTTTTGTGTTGCGCAATAGGTTGGACTTGCCGAATTGGTGTTTTGTAGCTCTGGCATACCCACTCTTTTGCGAACAAGATTAACCGCATCGAAGGCAGATTGACTAAGACCATTTAGCTCGTTTTCTGCTTCTGCATAAGTAAGAAGAACCTCTGCATAGCGCAAAATCTTATAATCAGAATCCATATGCCAACCATCTGTCCGTGGATCTATTGTAGGATCGAGCCACTTTTGTTGGTTATATCCAGTTGCAGTAGCGTCTCCGTGTGTGCCAATACCTGTTGGGTGACAAGATTTCAAAGGTGCAGTTCTAAGAGTTTTGCCATACATAGTTTCCCCATCGTGTAGCACAGTTACTTCCAAACGTGGGTCTCTTTTAGCAAATGGATTTGTTGGATCGTAGATAGTAGACTTGCTGATAGGTGCTCCGTTGATATCTTCAAAAGCGTCAACAAGGCTTTGTGTAGGGTTGATACCACCCCATCCCTGAGTTGGAAATGCTTCCCAACCAATGAGATACCAGTCTGATTTGTTGGCTAGGAATTGACGTTTAAGAATGGTTTCTTTACAATTTGCATCGGTTGCACTCCAGAATAACTCCTTATAACGACCAGTGTTGCCAGAATCCCACAATTCATATACGCCTAAATCCATCACTGCTTTAGCGGCATCTCTTGCCACTTTCCAGTCGTTTTGACTAAGAGCTGCACGAGCTTTCATTGCCAATGCACCTCCTTTAGTGATGCGAGCATCATCTGCACCGCTCCATTCTTTAGGAAGATTAGCCGCAGCAAAGTCGAAATCTTCAAGAATATGCTTGTACACTTCAGCTTTAGGTGTGCGTGTAATGTTCTCTTGGTCGCTTAGTTTTAGTGGCGAATCGGTATAGGGAACATCACCAAACTGTCTGATAAGTTGAAAGTATTGATAAGCTCTAAAGAATCTTGCTTGTGCCAAGATAGTATTCTTTTGGGCATCAGTCATACTGGTTATATTAGGTGTGTTAAGAATAATAATGTTCGCATTGCGTATCGTTTCATAATTACTCTTCCAGCTAAAGTCTTGTGGGTCATACACACCTTTTGCCAAATTACCTTCAGCCCATTTAATACCATGTACGGCATCATCAGAGTTTATAGCTTCATCAGTAAGACCAACTATACCCTCACTATCCCATTCTGGGGCGCAAGTATATAGTTTGTTCACTGCTTTAGTGGCATCGTCGTTGTTCTGCCAACCATTTTTTGAAGCAATTTCGTCAATTGGAAATCTGTCTAAATCAGCGCAAGAAAATAAACTTGTGCCAATAAATGCAGCTATAATATATAAAGATGTCTTTTTCATAACGTTGAGAATGTTAGAATGTTACTTTTAATCCTAATGTCACTTTCTTGATGTTTGAGTAGAAGTTACCACGTGTATCAGATGGAGATTCTGGGTCGATACCATCTAAATGGTCGAAAGTAAGTAGGTTTTCTCCTGATAGATACACTTTAACTCTTTCAATACCGAGCTTCTTTGTTACGGCTTGAGGTATGTTATAGCCTAATGTAATGTTCTTTAAACGAACGTAAGAAGCATCTTGAAGCCAGAAAGAAGATGTAGCAAAGTTTGTTTGAGAGTTACGAGTTACACGTGGATAGGTGGCATTGTGGTGAGTAGGAGTCCATCTGTCGAGGTGGCGTTTCAACACTTTTCCACTGTTAAAGAACGAATAAGCAGATTCCATTATGTAGTAAGCATCAACGTCGAAGGCTCCTTGCCATAGCATAGACATATCAAAATCTTTATAGAAGAGCGAGATATTAAGACCTGTAGTCCAGCTTGGGAAGTTCTTTCCGATAACTTGTCGGTCTGCAGCTGTTATATTATTGTCTCCTTCAGTCAAGTTTTTATATCTGATATCTCCAAGCTGTTCGCCGCCAGTTCGTTTAGGTCCGGCTGCAAGTTCTTCTTTAGTATTGAAGAAACCATCAGCAACATAGCCATAGAAAGAACCAATAGCATAACCTTCTTTGAACCAATATTTGTCATTATCTGGGTCGGGTCCGTCTGTACCTTTCAAGTTTGTGATCTTATTTTTCACATAAGAAAGATTCAAATTAACCGAATAACGGAAGTCTTTTCCAATCTTATTATTGTGATAAACATTAAGGTCAAAACCAGTGTTTTCAACGCTACCTGCATTTTGATAAGGTGCCTCTACACCGAGAACTCCTTGAATTGGAAGACGAAGAAGCATGTCGTTCGTACGTTTCTTGTATAGGTCTAGCTCAAAACCAACCTTGTTTTGCAAGAAACCAGCTTCGATACCAAGTTCGTAGTTGGTTACAGTTGCCCAAGTAAGATTATCGTTTACATAGCGAGATTCAAACATACTTGTTGTTAGTGTATTACCAATTACAGATGTTCCGTATGCGAAAGTGCTTACAGTTGGATAAACATCGTCTTCTTTAAGCTCAACATTACCAGTCTTACCCCAACCAAGTCTGAGCTTAAGATTACTAATCCAGTCTACTTTATCTTTAATAAAAGACTCCTCAGAAGCTCTCCATGCTAATGAAACTGCAGGGAAATAACCCCATCTGTGTTCTTTCTTAAATACAGAAGAACCATCTGAACGCAAGTTAAACTCGAAGAGGTACTTATCGTCATAGTCGTATTGTAGACGACCGAAGTATGAACATTGAATCTTATCCAATCCATTATCTTCGTTCTTTTGACTCTTAGAATCAAGCGCATCTAATGCCTCTTGCAAATCATTAGAGCCACCACCTTTGCGACTTGTCTTTGTATATCGATAGGTATAATCCACCTTTTCATATCCAAGAAGGGCATTCACGGTGTGGTGTCTTGCAAAAGTTTTGAGATAGTTGGCAAGGAATTGAGTTGTATACCAGTTCCAATTATAATAGTTGTGTTGTCCTTCTCTATCACCAGTGTTGGCAATATTGTTTCCACTTCCATATTCATAGTGAGCCTTAAAGCGTCTATAATCCTGCGCATCATGGCGTATGTTGTAGAGAGCCTTTAAGCTTAAACCTGAAATAGGACGTATTTCTGCATAAGCAGAGCCAAAGAACTGACTATTATAAATAGTGGTCTTACCTGTTGCATAACCTTGAACTGCAACGGGGTTGTTCATACTATTATAATTAAAAGTACCATCTTCGTTGTATATTTTGTAGGTTGGAGGGATACGATTCACATAATGCATCAATGAAGCAGAGCCTTCGTAGTTGTCGTTTGTGATGTCTCTGTAAGCCGAAGCGTTAAGACCTATCGACAACCATTTGCTTACTTTTGAATCGATATTCATTCTTCCATTGAAACGTTTGTAGTTTCTTGCTCGGGTTAAACCATCTTGATAGACGTAACCAACAGATCCCATGTAAGATGTATTCTGTGAACCTCCAGACAAAGAGACGTTGTGTTGAGTTTCTATTGCCGACTTCTTAAATACCTCTTTATACCAATCTGTATTCGGATGTCCTATTGGATCACTTCCATCTCTATACTTTTGAATGTCTTCATCGCTAAAAGGTTGAGCTGCATTAGGGTTCTCATTCTTTGTAGCTTCGTTGAAAAGCATAGCATAATCGGCTGCTCCTAAGAAATTAAGGTGAGCTGTTGGACTTGTTGAAGAAACCATACCAGAATAGTCAATACGTGCTTTTTGATTGTTTTGACCTTTCTTTGTGGTGATAACAATAACACCATTCGCAGCCTGAACACCATAGATTGCAGCCGAAGCAGCATCTTTTAAGACAGAGATAGACTCGATGTCTTGTGGGTCGATGTTATTCATTGAACCAGGAACTCCGTCGACAATGGTTAGAGGAGCAGCTGCATTGATAGAGTTTTTACCACGAATTGTGAGGCTACCTGTTTGCGAACCAGGTTCTCCAGAACGTTGAATTGCAGTTACACCAGCCATAGTTCCAGCCAAAGCAGCAGAGACACTTGATACAGGGCGACTTTCTAATTTCTCTGAATTGATTGATGCAACAGAACCTGTTAGGTTGGCTTTCTTTTGCACACCATAACCAATTACAACCACTTCGTTGAGCGATTGTTGGTCTTCTCGTAAGATAATGTCGTAAGTTGTTTGATTTCCTTTAACTTTAAAGGCTTGAGGAGAGTATCCGATGTACACCACTTTGATAGTTGTACCCGGTGCTACTGAAATAGAGAAACGGCCGTTTACGTCGGTAATCGCACCAGTTTTATCTCCATTTAGTTCACTGATCGAAGCACCAATAATAGGCATTCCGTTCTCATCTTTAACCGTTCCCGAAATGGTTTGGGTTTGTTTCTGCTCATTGCTAACACTATTTTTGTTAAGCGATGCAAATGAGTTGATGGGCGCAAAGGCTAATAACCCTGCAGTTAAGGCTATTAAGCGTGCACTGCTTTGATGCGGGATAGTCCGCTTTTGTCTAGGTTCCATAATTCAATGAGTTTGTATAGATTGTAAAAAATATTAGCAAAAGGTTTTTAATGTTTATTTTTTTATTTGTAATCTTAGGCTGTGAAGATAGTGAAAGAATTGAATTTGTAAATAAATTTCGTCTGTTTTTCTTCCGTTTTAACAATAATAATATTTTAATTTGTCTTTTTTACATTGTGTGCGTAGCGCAATTCTTGGATAAGGTGTAAACTTATAAAAAGTAAAAGAATTATTTTTGTCTATTAATAACATTGATATTGCACTGCAATTGCAGTGCTTTTAGGGTATAATATCAATGCTTTTGTATGGAAAACGGAAACGAGTTCTCAACTCATTGCAAATCAATGGGGTAGAGAACTCGTTGAAATAAATGTTTATCTTCATCGAAGCGACGAAGCATCAACATTAATAATATGGTTGATAAACGTTTTGATTTTAGTCGATAAAACGCTTAGTGATGTTGTGATATTCGTCTATTCGACGGTCACGAAGGAAGGGCCACCAGCGTCTAACCTGCTCACTTCTTTGTAAATCGACTTCAACAATGGTGCATTCTTCTTCTGTTTCAGATGCACGATAAATAAATTCGCCTTGCGATCCCGCAACAAATGAGCTTCCCCAGAAGGTAATTCCTTGTGTTTGTTGTGATGGATCGGGTTCGAATCCTACACGATTTACTGCGATAACAGGCAATCCATTAGCCACAGCATGACCTCTTTGAACTGTTGTCCATGCCTCTCTCTGGCGTTGTTTCTCTTCTTCTGCATCGCTACTTTCATAACCAATAGCAGTGGGGTAGATTAATAATTCGGCTCCATTCAATGCCATTAAGCGTGCAGCTTCAGGGTACCATTGATCCCAACACACTAAAATTCCGAGCTTACCCAATGATGTTTGGATTGGAGCAAAGCCCAAATCGCCAGGTGTAAAGTAGAACTTTTCATAGTAAGCAGGGTCGTCTGGAATATGCATCTTGCGGTATTTGCCAGCAATACTACCATCTTTTTCAATCACAACAGCAGTGTTATGATATAGTCCTGCCGCTCTTTTCTCGAATAATGAGGTTACAATCACGACATTATTTGCTGCTGCAATCTCGCTAAAAAAAGCGGTAGAAGGACCAGGAATGGGTTCTGCTAAATCGAAGTTGTCTACAGTTTCAAGCTGACAAAAATAAAGACTATTATGCAATTCTTGTAGAACAATGAGCTGAGCACCTTGCTTTGCAAGTTGTTCGATGCCCTTTTTCAAGCGTTGCATGTTGTCGTTTATATCGTTAGTGTTGTGTTGTTGAATGAAACCAACCTTTATTTTATTTTGCATTATCGTTGTTTTTAGGATGTTATTGATTAGAGAATACCTTCTGCTTCTTGTGGAATCTGCATCGTTAGGCAATGCAATGAGCCATGTTGCTCGATGACAATTTGAGCGTCTATACTAATAATTTCTCTGTCAGGAAACGCCTCTTGCAACACTTCTGCAGCCTTTTTGTCGTTCTCTGGCTGATTATATGTAGGCAAAATAACGGCATTGTTGATGATGAGGAAATTGGCATAGGTAGCAGGAAGACGTTGGTTTTCGTCGTTGTAGATAGCCTTTGTCATTGGTAACTCAAGCAAACGATAAGGTTTATTGTCGAGTGTTTTAAGTGCAAAAAGTTGTTCTTTAAGAGCCTTAAAGTCGTTGTATTGCTCATCGTTTGTATCTTCACAACCCACGTAAACAATGGTGTTGTTAGGCGCAATGCGCACAATTGTGTCGATATGTCCATCGGTGTCGTCGCCAATTAGTTCGCCATGGTCTAACCAAACCACACGTTTTGCATTGAAAAAGTGAATGAGTTGTTCTTCAATCTCTTGCTTAGTAAGAGGCTGATTGCGGTTAGGTGCCAACAAACAAGTGCTTGTTGTAAAGATAGTTCCTTCGCCATCGCTTTCAATAGAACCGCCTTCTAAAACAAAATGATTGCAGTCTTGCCACTTACCTTTTATAATATTGCTGTCGCAAAGATATTGATTGATAGCGTTATCATATTGCGATTCGAACTTCTTTCCCCAGCCATTGAACTGAAAATCCATGTAAACAGGTTGGACAGAACCATCGTTTTGCTCTTCAAGAAGGGTGATAAAGCCATGATCTCGTGCCCAAGTGTCGTTTGTTTTACATTCAACTACCGTTACGTTCTGCATCAATTGTGGGCCTAACTCATCGTTAAGCATTTGCAAAACCTCTTCTTTCTGCTGAGCAACAACCAGCACTTTCTCGTATTTTGCAATGGCTTTAGCCAACGAAAGCAATGTTTTGTTAATCTCATTGAGGTATGGACGCCAGTCGGTTTCAGCGTGTGCCCATGTCAACATCACACCTTTTTGAGGATACCATTCAGCAGGTAACACTCTATTTTGTTGTTCGTTCTGTATCATTTGGTGCAAAGTTATACATAATAATGATAGGAAATAGAAAAATAAAGAATAAATTTATTCATTTAATAAATAGGTGAAAAAAAACTACTAACTTTGTAACTCTAGAGTAAAAGAATATCAGAATGAAGCTAGAATTAAAAGATATACCTTTCGAAACCATAGACTCTACGTCCTCGTTTAGCTTGTCTTTCACCGTAGAAGAACAAGAATTGGTGAGCATCTACACCACCAATGCCAGTGAAATGGGGTGCTTGTTTGATTATATTTTGGGCTTTAAGCCTTATAAATCGGGGTATATCAGTATAGATGGAGCCGTTGTTGATAGCCAGTCTGCAGCCTATTTTCGGCAGAACTTAGCTTTTATTCCAACCCATTTTTGCGAGTATAAAGAGAGTGTTATAGACCTTTTTCAATTGCATTTAAAAGCAAACGACAACAAAGAAGCTCATTGTAAAGAGCAATTGAAATATCTTTTGAAAGAAATAGGCATAGATAAAGAAATCCTAAAACAAAAATATTGCAGTTTAACTCCATTCGAACAGCAAGTAATACTCTTATGCTTTTCGATTATTTCGCCCAAAGATTTAGTGCTAATAGATCATCTCTGGTGTGACGAGGAGGGTGAAGAACAAACCATTCTTCAATATCTTTTAAATAAAATAAGAGAGCAGGGAAGTGGCATTTTAGCTGTAACAAGCAACGAAACGATTGCCAACAACGGAACAAAACGAATCAATTTATAAATAATTGAGCATTGAAGTAGATTGAAAAGAACGATATAACAGAATTAAAACGATAGGCTCTTAGGGCATATCTAAAGTAAAATAAGAACATAATAAATATATGACACTATCTTTTTTTAGTTGCTTTTTTATCATAATATTGTTGTTCCTTCCTATTTATATATTATATAATATAGGTTCAACAAAGCAAAATAGAGTGTTTATTGCATTGCTAAAGATGGGTGTTGGTGCAGTTTTTATAGGCTTAGTGATATACTATGCTATGAAAATAAACAACACCTTTATCAACGTCCTTTTATCTCTTGTGGCTCCATTGTTAGCCACTTATGCTGCAACATTAAAGAAACAGCCTCACAGAAAGCATTTTTTTACCCCCTTGCTCATTGCCAATTGTGTTGTGTTGCTATTGCTTGTGTTGCCCGCTCATTATGCTTTATCGGGCGCAGACAACTTTTTTTCGGCACAATACCTCCTTCCTTTGTTACCAATAACCTATTGTTCGGTAGCGGTTACTACAGCAAAAGGAATAAACGCTTATGCTAATGGACTGCTAAATGATGGTAAGTTATACTATTATTTACAAGCAAATGGAGCCTCTCACAATACTTCTATACGCTATTTGTTGCGTCGTGCTATCGAAAAGGCTACAATAATGAACCTTAAACCCTTATGCCTTGTGGTTTCGGGAACCGCTCCTTGGGTGTTGTGCATTATGATAATGTGTGGTATAGGCATTGGAGAAGCCCTCGTTGCACAGGTGGTTTGTATTCTTCTTGCATTCGCTTCGTCTATCGTGTCGTTGTTTATTTGCTTAACCCTATCGCAAAAATATAC
This genomic window contains:
- a CDS encoding RagB/SusD family nutrient uptake outer membrane protein; this encodes MKKTSLYIIAAFIGTSLFSCADLDRFPIDEIASKNGWQNNDDATKAVNKLYTCAPEWDSEGIVGLTDEAINSDDAVHGIKWAEGNLAKGVYDPQDFSWKSNYETIRNANIIILNTPNITSMTDAQKNTILAQARFFRAYQYFQLIRQFGDVPYTDSPLKLSDQENITRTPKAEVYKHILEDFDFAAANLPKEWSGADDARITKGGALAMKARAALSQNDWKVARDAAKAVMDLGVYELWDSGNTGRYKELFWSATDANCKETILKRQFLANKSDWYLIGWEAFPTQGWGGINPTQSLVDAFEDINGAPISKSTIYDPTNPFAKRDPRLEVTVLHDGETMYGKTLRTAPLKSCHPTGIGTHGDATATGYNQQKWLDPTIDPRTDGWHMDSDYKILRYAEVLLTYAEAENELNGLSQSAFDAVNLVRKRVGMPELQNTNSASPTYCATQKDLRERIQNEWRVEFALEGGQRQWHIRRWGIAKQVLNAPILGLRYKLVDSPSAVAGDDGKICILYSQDADAKQVVVRTGHYEDHNILYPIPQKERDLNKKLTQNPGYPQ
- a CDS encoding integrase core domain-containing protein, which codes for MEGIHYVHSIAELCRKYPCKKYNIKHNYGNPIHLQAQGKVERYHRSMKNIIKLNHYFYPSELEKAIDGWVKYYNERRFHE
- a CDS encoding carbon-nitrogen hydrolase — its product is MQNKIKVGFIQQHNTNDINDNMQRLKKGIEQLAKQGAQLIVLQELHNSLYFCQLETVDNFDLAEPIPGPSTAFFSEIAAANNVVIVTSLFEKRAAGLYHNTAVVIEKDGSIAGKYRKMHIPDDPAYYEKFYFTPGDLGFAPIQTSLGKLGILVCWDQWYPEAARLMALNGAELLIYPTAIGYESSDAEEEKQRQREAWTTVQRGHAVANGLPVIAVNRVGFEPDPSQQTQGITFWGSSFVAGSQGEFIYRASETEEECTIVEVDLQRSEQVRRWWPFLRDRRIDEYHNITKRFID
- a CDS encoding TonB-dependent receptor, producing the protein MKIVSIFLLSNLYSICLQAADIQGVVTDSSNTPIVGVNITMRTLEGTQVMEGTQSLSDGTFILKGVNPGNYTLVCTHIGYADYIAEVQVNKEASLSLGTLIMSPQSVQLKGVTVSIRRNVFTADKQAIYPSKQQTETSGGGLDLLQKLPIPLLDINPFNRTIGSLDPSGGVAILINDIPADANEVAVLDPKQIRYVEVVRKPGMRYGDQLAMAINIVLKQARNGISLGMNTTNSILFKRGNNNIFATYIRDKSQFSINQNEDYQNYSRQESEELRQYLLPNNSWHKIEQQSLLTRTLSATHGTTLKYNFTQPNNFVFQVQGYITSHRTPKLKKSFLVRETGKSDYIYHTHNRDEYNSNALNLYFKKYLPNKQVLMFNAVGTSINSDYDYRYNQEDNGFQTSYGVEGKKSSVIGEARYSKDFEWGSLTSGIHSFYEHTKNHYTSSASNEGKMINISSKAYVQLDGRWGKFSGSANLAIEDQYYKQQSDRYHKQMFSPSGKLNYDINQRLSLGYDFNLASRLPALSSMNNTAYQIDQWERRMGNSGLKPFNHIEHSLTLAYYNQKCYAMLQGVYAYNKNAIMPTLTRTEEENEHVFFDNGVGNQRNFKQLVLTAYLRYTLFQNKLVLSGTGSYIHYHADSELYNNRRGFFFGNLGVESYLGKLYLSANIRSRYNALHAESIWYNEYASSLSAMYKWKNYQLGLVWEQPLQSTGTNSSVITTNNVVRKMLYQRNPEAGNHILLTFSWRWDHGLKSKAQDVELDNKDTNAGILK
- a CDS encoding TonB-dependent receptor; its protein translation is MEPRQKRTIPHQSSARLIALTAGLLAFAPINSFASLNKNSVSNEQKQTQTISGTVKDENGMPIIGASISELNGDKTGAITDVNGRFSISVAPGTTIKVVYIGYSPQAFKVKGNQTTYDIILREDQQSLNEVVVIGYGVQKKANLTGSVASINSEKLESRPVSSVSAALAGTMAGVTAIQRSGEPGSQTGSLTIRGKNSINAAAPLTIVDGVPGSMNNIDPQDIESISVLKDAASAAIYGVQAANGVIVITTKKGQNNQKARIDYSGMVSSTSPTAHLNFLGAADYAMLFNEATKNENPNAAQPFSDEDIQKYRDGSDPIGHPNTDWYKEVFKKSAIETQHNVSLSGGSQNTSYMGSVGYVYQDGLTRARNYKRFNGRMNIDSKVSKWLSIGLNASAYRDITNDNYEGSASLMHYVNRIPPTYKIYNEDGTFNYNSMNNPVAVQGYATGKTTIYNSQFFGSAYAEIRPISGLSLKALYNIRHDAQDYRRFKAHYEYGSGNNIANTGDREGQHNYYNWNWYTTQFLANYLKTFARHHTVNALLGYEKVDYTYRYTKTSRKGGGSNDLQEALDALDSKSQKNEDNGLDKIQCSYFGRLQYDYDDKYLFEFNLRSDGSSVFKKEHRWGYFPAVSLAWRASEESFIKDKVDWISNLKLRLGWGKTGNVELKEDDVYPTVSTFAYGTSVIGNTLTTSMFESRYVNDNLTWATVTNYELGIEAGFLQNKVGFELDLYKKRTNDMLLRLPIQGVLGVEAPYQNAGSVENTGFDLNVYHNNKIGKDFRYSVNLNLSYVKNKITNLKGTDGPDPDNDKYWFKEGYAIGSFYGYVADGFFNTKEELAAGPKRTGGEQLGDIRYKNLTEGDNNITAADRQVIGKNFPSWTTGLNISLFYKDFDMSMLWQGAFDVDAYYIMESAYSFFNSGKVLKRHLDRWTPTHHNATYPRVTRNSQTNFATSSFWLQDASYVRLKNITLGYNIPQAVTKKLGIERVKVYLSGENLLTFDHLDGIDPESPSDTRGNFYSNIKKVTLGLKVTF